From the genome of Blautia pseudococcoides, one region includes:
- a CDS encoding ABC transporter ATP-binding protein, producing MRNTLKKLVSYYKPYKGLFFSDLFFAILGAGITLVIPLIVRYITSTVVNQPVREATELIMKLGIFMVALVLVEAFCNYYIAYYGHIMGARIERDMRNEIFGHYQKLSFAFYDNQKVGHLLSRITSDLFDISELLHHGPEDLVISIIKFIGAFIILMFINTKLALSAFLFVPFLLIYAFIYNRKMKSAFRENRARIADINTQIEDSLSGIRVVKSFANEKEEMKKFQKGNERFVDSKKRSYKYMGTYNSGMGAFTTLITITVLLVGAFFMTRGKMPVEDLVTVLLYINNFTDPVKKLITFTEQFQNGYSGYSRFLEIMAIAPDIKDVPHAVELGDVKGEIAFRDVSFHYEESQEEVLSHVDLTVKAGEYVALVGSSGAGKTTLCSLIPRFYDVSGGSVCLDGMDVRNIKLQSLRNHIGIVQQDVYLFAGTVMENIRYGKPDATDEEVLRAARAANAHDFIMGLEDGYDTDIGQRGVKLSGGQKQRLSIARVFLKNPPILIFDEATSALDNESEKIVQQSLESLAKDRTTFVIAHRLSTIRKAERILVLTDDGIAEEGTHEELMQREGLYSSLYKLSFV from the coding sequence ATGAGAAATACACTGAAAAAACTGGTCAGCTATTATAAGCCCTATAAGGGTTTGTTTTTTTCTGACCTGTTTTTTGCGATTTTAGGAGCGGGGATCACGCTGGTGATTCCTCTGATTGTACGCTATATCACCAGCACAGTGGTGAACCAGCCTGTGCGGGAGGCCACAGAACTGATCATGAAGCTGGGGATCTTTATGGTTGCCCTTGTGCTGGTGGAGGCATTCTGTAACTATTATATTGCCTATTACGGTCATATTATGGGGGCAAGGATCGAGCGGGATATGCGCAACGAGATATTTGGGCATTACCAGAAGCTCTCTTTTGCATTTTATGATAACCAAAAGGTTGGACATCTTCTGTCCAGAATCACCTCTGATCTGTTTGACATCAGTGAGCTGCTGCACCATGGACCTGAGGATTTGGTGATCTCTATCATTAAATTTATCGGTGCGTTTATTATTCTGATGTTTATTAACACGAAACTGGCCTTGTCAGCCTTCCTGTTTGTGCCGTTCCTTCTTATCTATGCTTTTATTTATAACAGGAAGATGAAATCAGCATTCAGGGAAAACAGGGCGCGGATCGCGGATATCAATACCCAGATTGAGGACAGCCTTTCCGGTATCCGTGTGGTGAAATCTTTTGCCAACGAGAAGGAAGAGATGAAGAAATTCCAGAAAGGCAACGAGCGCTTTGTGGACTCCAAGAAACGTAGTTATAAATACATGGGAACCTATAACTCCGGCATGGGCGCATTCACTACCCTGATCACCATCACGGTGCTTCTGGTAGGTGCGTTTTTTATGACTAGAGGGAAAATGCCTGTGGAGGACCTGGTGACCGTGCTTTTGTATATCAATAACTTTACAGATCCTGTGAAAAAGCTGATCACCTTTACAGAGCAGTTCCAGAACGGATACAGCGGTTACTCCCGGTTCCTGGAGATCATGGCCATCGCGCCGGATATTAAGGACGTACCCCATGCAGTGGAACTGGGGGATGTGAAGGGAGAGATCGCATTCAGGGATGTCTCTTTCCACTATGAGGAGAGCCAGGAGGAAGTGCTCAGCCATGTGGATCTGACGGTAAAGGCAGGAGAATATGTGGCTCTTGTGGGAAGTTCCGGTGCGGGAAAAACAACCCTCTGCAGTCTGATCCCCAGGTTTTACGATGTGAGCGGCGGAAGTGTGTGTCTGGACGGCATGGATGTGAGAAACATTAAGCTGCAGAGTCTGAGAAATCATATTGGTATTGTACAGCAGGATGTATATCTGTTTGCGGGAACGGTCATGGAGAATATACGTTATGGAAAACCGGATGCAACGGACGAGGAGGTGCTTCGTGCAGCAAGGGCCGCCAATGCGCATGATTTTATTATGGGCCTGGAGGATGGCTATGACACGGATATCGGACAAAGAGGGGTCAAGCTTTCCGGAGGGCAGAAGCAGAGGCTTTCCATCGCCAGAGTATTCCTGAAGAATCCCCCGATCCTGATTTTTGATGAAGCCACATCCGCACTGGACAATGAGAGCGAAAAAATCGTACAGCAGTCATTGGAAAGCCTGGCAAAAGACAGGACAACCTTTGTCATTGCGCACAGATTGTCCACGATCCGTAAGGCAGAGAGGATACTCGTCCTGACTGACGATGGGATTGCAGAGGAGGGGACCCATGAGGAGCTGATGCAGAGAGAGGGTCTGTACAGCAGCCTCTATAAGCTGTCCTTTGTGTAA
- a CDS encoding pyridoxal phosphate-dependent aminotransferase — MIADKMVNLVKNSSAIRAMFEEGKIMAAKYGAENVYDFSLGNPNVPAPAEVKQAVYEELEKEDPVVLHGYMNNSGYEDVRGAIAASINKKFGTSFGEQNIIMTVGAAGGLNVILKTLLNPEDEVIVIAPYFGEYNSYVTNYDGKIVVVSPNTETFQPNLEELEQKITARTKAVIINSPNNPTGVVYSEDTIKKMADILRGKEKELGSDIYLISDEPYRELVYDGIEVPYLTKYYENAIIGYSYSKSLSLPGERIGYLVIPDEVSEAEDVIAAANVATRILGYVNAPSLMQKVVAKCLDAQVDVPFYNRNREALYNGLKELGFECIKPEGAFYLFVKSPVEDEKTFCAAAKKHNILIVPGSSFACPGYVRIAYCVSYETIMNSMPGFKALAEEFQVK; from the coding sequence ATGATAGCAGATAAAATGGTGAATTTGGTAAAAAACAGTTCAGCTATCCGGGCTATGTTTGAGGAAGGCAAAATTATGGCCGCCAAATACGGTGCTGAGAATGTATATGATTTCAGCCTTGGAAACCCCAATGTCCCGGCGCCGGCGGAGGTGAAGCAGGCAGTCTATGAGGAGCTGGAGAAAGAAGATCCGGTTGTGCTGCACGGATATATGAACAACAGCGGATACGAGGATGTAAGGGGAGCTATCGCCGCATCCATTAATAAAAAATTCGGCACTTCTTTTGGAGAACAGAATATCATTATGACGGTAGGTGCGGCAGGAGGATTGAACGTTATCCTGAAAACCCTGTTGAACCCGGAGGACGAGGTGATCGTCATTGCACCGTATTTTGGTGAGTACAACAGCTATGTCACAAACTATGACGGTAAAATCGTGGTTGTAAGCCCGAATACAGAGACATTCCAGCCGAACCTGGAAGAACTGGAGCAAAAGATCACTGCCAGAACCAAGGCTGTGATCATCAACTCCCCCAATAACCCCACAGGTGTTGTGTACTCTGAGGATACGATCAAGAAGATGGCAGATATCCTCCGCGGAAAAGAAAAAGAGCTGGGAAGCGATATTTATCTCATTTCGGACGAGCCTTACAGAGAACTGGTTTATGATGGAATTGAGGTTCCGTATTTGACAAAATACTATGAAAATGCTATCATTGGTTATTCCTACAGCAAGTCCTTGTCCCTTCCGGGTGAGCGTATCGGATATCTGGTGATTCCGGATGAAGTGAGTGAGGCTGAGGATGTAATTGCAGCAGCGAACGTGGCTACCCGTATTCTCGGATATGTCAATGCCCCGTCCCTGATGCAGAAAGTTGTCGCAAAGTGTCTGGATGCCCAAGTAGACGTACCGTTTTATAACCGTAACCGGGAAGCCTTATACAATGGACTGAAAGAACTGGGATTTGAGTGCATTAAACCGGAAGGCGCATTCTACCTGTTCGTAAAATCCCCGGTGGAGGACGAGAAGACCTTCTGTGCGGCGGCGAAGAAGCATAATATCCTGATCGTTCCGGGATCTTC